A region from the Nitrospiraceae bacterium genome encodes:
- a CDS encoding pyridoxal phosphate-dependent aminotransferase encodes MPLFGDTNTPMTFNPPSRLDRIGPSQIRENMRIAMEYEAINLAQGRPDFPTAPVVKQAAIDAIAHDYNQYSVTWGLAELREAIADHVHERHGLTFDPETEITITCGVTEAIVAAMLALVESGDEVIIIEPAHENYVPAVYFASGTPRFVTLRPPDYAVPLDELRSAISPRTRAIILNTPHNPSGHVFTREELNAILALADQHGIYVVTDEIYDHLYYEPYRHIAPATLAPDWKGLVVTGGLSKIYAATGWRLGYVLASKDVTTAIRTVHDYLTICAPTPFQYAAVTALGLPETYYTDLRARFLRRRDLTMQMLTDSGFKPYVPQGAYYLLADYGPWEHQGDSQSFATRLITEAKVAVVPGSAFYYQATDLGQHLVRFAFAKTSQVLKQAGENLAKAFHKR; translated from the coding sequence ATGCCATTGTTTGGTGATACCAATACACCCATGACCTTCAACCCTCCCTCCAGACTTGATCGGATCGGGCCATCGCAGATTCGCGAAAATATGCGGATTGCCATGGAGTATGAGGCGATTAATCTGGCTCAAGGCCGTCCCGACTTTCCCACCGCACCTGTGGTGAAGCAAGCCGCAATCGATGCCATTGCCCATGATTACAATCAATATTCGGTGACCTGGGGATTGGCAGAGTTACGGGAAGCCATTGCCGATCATGTGCATGAACGCCATGGTTTGACTTTTGATCCCGAGACAGAGATCACCATTACTTGTGGTGTGACGGAAGCGATCGTGGCGGCCATGCTGGCCTTAGTCGAGAGTGGCGATGAGGTCATTATCATCGAACCTGCCCACGAAAATTACGTTCCGGCTGTGTATTTTGCAAGCGGGACGCCACGGTTTGTCACGCTCCGTCCCCCTGATTACGCGGTACCTCTGGATGAACTTCGGTCAGCCATCAGCCCTCGCACCAGAGCCATAATTCTGAATACTCCCCATAACCCCTCCGGCCATGTGTTCACGCGGGAGGAACTGAACGCCATCCTGGCTCTGGCTGACCAGCATGGGATCTATGTGGTAACCGATGAAATCTACGATCATTTGTACTACGAACCCTATCGGCATATTGCCCCGGCGACGCTGGCGCCCGACTGGAAAGGTCTGGTCGTTACCGGAGGCCTGTCAAAAATCTACGCGGCGACGGGATGGCGTCTAGGGTATGTCCTGGCTTCAAAGGATGTGACAACGGCGATCCGCACGGTTCATGATTACCTCACAATCTGCGCGCCGACGCCCTTTCAATACGCGGCGGTTACGGCTTTGGGTTTACCCGAGACTTACTACACCGACCTACGAGCGAGATTCCTTCGGCGTCGGGACCTCACCATGCAGATGCTGACCGACAGTGGGTTTAAGCCCTATGTACCTCAAGGGGCCTATTACCTTTTAGCCGACTATGGGCCTTGGGAACATCAGGGTGATTCCCAATCGTTTGCCACCCGGTTGATTACCGAGGCGAAGGTGGCGGTGGTTCCAGGCAGCGCGTTTTATTACCAGGCGACAGATCTGGGACAACACCTCGTCCGTTTTGCCTTTGCCAAAACGAGCCAGGTCCTCAAACAAGCCGGTGAGAATCTCGCGAAGGCGTTTCACAAGCGTTGA
- the smpB gene encoding SsrA-binding protein SmpB, which translates to MAKQKTDPSNKVLSTNRKAFYDYMIEEKVEAGIVLVGTEVKALREGRLNLKESYAAIINGKAILHNCHIGTYSHGNQMNHEPLRARTLLLHKREIERLAEKVKQKGLTLIPLRLYFNDRGRVKLELALGRGKKNYDRRETIKKREAGREIDRAMKESRS; encoded by the coding sequence ATGGCCAAACAAAAAACGGACCCATCCAATAAAGTCCTCAGCACCAACCGCAAGGCCTTCTATGACTACATGATAGAAGAGAAGGTCGAAGCCGGTATCGTCCTGGTCGGGACAGAAGTCAAAGCCTTACGGGAGGGACGCCTGAATCTGAAGGAGAGTTACGCCGCCATCATTAATGGCAAAGCTATTCTGCACAACTGCCATATCGGTACCTACAGCCACGGCAATCAAATGAATCACGAGCCGCTACGCGCCAGAACCCTGCTGTTGCATAAGAGAGAAATCGAACGGTTGGCCGAAAAAGTCAAACAGAAAGGACTCACCCTCATCCCGCTTCGCCTCTATTTCAATGACAGAGGGCGGGTCAAGCTGGAACTCGCCCTTGGGCGAGGGAAGAAAAACTACGACCGGCGGGAGACCATCAAAAAGCGGGAAGCCGGCCGCGAAATCGACCGCGCCATGAAAGAGTCGCGGTCTTAG
- a CDS encoding ComF family protein: protein MLDINPKKLIGPWKEGYALDVHTVSSDYLGEDQFGNARYNTKRSQVGELLYGLKYNKDKTAVKALAVTAAEFINSQGWNIDVIVSVPATTARKEQPVVLLAEAIGGIIAVPVSSSAIVKVKDLPPLKNVTDYNQRIELLTGAYKVFIQEVIGQRVLLLDDLYRSGATLQEVCRCLIEEGQPKAVYALSMTKTRSNQ, encoded by the coding sequence ATGCTCGATATTAACCCCAAAAAACTCATTGGTCCTTGGAAAGAAGGATATGCACTTGATGTTCATACGGTCAGCAGTGACTATTTAGGTGAGGATCAATTTGGGAATGCCCGGTACAATACAAAGCGGTCACAGGTAGGCGAACTTCTCTATGGTCTGAAATATAATAAAGATAAAACGGCTGTAAAAGCCTTGGCGGTAACGGCAGCTGAGTTTATAAATTCACAGGGATGGAATATTGACGTTATTGTTTCTGTTCCGGCTACAACAGCTCGAAAAGAACAACCAGTGGTGTTACTAGCCGAAGCAATTGGAGGCATAATTGCGGTACCTGTGTCTTCATCCGCCATAGTGAAAGTCAAAGATCTCCCACCCCTAAAGAATGTTACAGATTATAATCAACGAATTGAACTTTTAACGGGAGCGTATAAAGTATTCATACAGGAAGTCATAGGACAGCGGGTCTTGTTATTGGATGATTTATATCGGTCTGGAGCCACCTTACAGGAAGTTTGTCGTTGTCTTATTGAGGAAGGGCAGCCAAAAGCCGTTTATGCCCTTTCTATGACGAAGACCAGGAGCAATCAATAA
- a CDS encoding GNAT family N-acetyltransferase, with translation MMQNQTEIGERLHRRSGRRIIHRGLDIKPAKRHEMVIAANILRSSADWYRPFLHEKDMAQHEVDESWGEREFERRQFYIGREEQAPVGIVSTQSVGDMFYIGYIYVYDHQTGKGFGPQLLNHVRDVAWREGKRGMVLIAHPKAFWATRSYRRFGFECIATTRDQVLEWRGGWLKPYYEEGFELYQYLF, from the coding sequence ATGATGCAAAATCAAACGGAAATTGGGGAACGGCTACATCGAAGAAGCGGAAGGAGAATCATTCATCGAGGCCTGGACATTAAGCCGGCCAAACGTCATGAGATGGTGATTGCGGCCAATATCCTCAGGTCTTCTGCCGACTGGTACCGGCCCTTTCTTCATGAAAAGGATATGGCACAGCATGAGGTGGATGAATCCTGGGGAGAAAGAGAGTTTGAGCGGCGGCAGTTTTATATCGGGCGGGAAGAGCAGGCACCGGTAGGCATCGTGTCTACACAGTCAGTCGGAGATATGTTTTATATCGGATATATTTATGTCTATGATCACCAAACCGGCAAAGGGTTTGGGCCTCAATTGCTTAATCACGTCCGTGATGTGGCTTGGCGCGAGGGAAAACGCGGCATGGTGTTAATTGCCCATCCCAAGGCCTTCTGGGCCACGCGCTCCTATCGCCGGTTCGGCTTTGAATGCATTGCGACCACTCGTGACCAGGTCTTAGAGTGGCGGGGCGGTTGGTTGAAACCCTACTATGAAGAGGGTTTTGAACTGTACCAATATCTGTTCTAA
- a CDS encoding antitoxin has product MSRLSIELTQEQHQKIKAMAALTGTSIREYVVSRLFPASSNEELDLKELEMLLDKRIESAKAGQVSRRTVGEIFKEVYKETQP; this is encoded by the coding sequence ATGAGCCGATTATCTATCGAACTCACCCAAGAGCAACATCAAAAAATCAAGGCAATGGCCGCCCTCACGGGTACGAGTATTCGAGAGTATGTGGTTTCACGCCTGTTCCCGGCATCCTCCAATGAGGAGCTGGATTTAAAAGAGCTGGAAATGCTTTTGGATAAACGGATTGAATCCGCGAAAGCCGGACAAGTGAGCCGAAGGACCGTAGGGGAAATTTTTAAAGAAGTCTATAAAGAAACCCAGCCCTAA
- a CDS encoding ATP-grasp domain-containing protein: MEKNAPVVKKSKVGKRAPVALLGYSLETMEAAKEHNIPFVAVVPEGFDIALKEDGVDVVTWDYYVHNQNSDRLYEKLLERGVSHAVPLYEETVEWAGSLNTRLLKDPRAFQRALLFRDKAMMKRNAQMNGIRVGVFEEIRSREEALAFFDDINEARLRLQEEAPEPVHLKPLSAAGSVGHVFVRSREDITSLPDDAFPCLAESHLAGQEFSVEAFIHKGKIEFMNITEYVHLGYSQIVPETPRLSKHRTKIRKAIEKLMKAFGIVNGMIHPEYFLDQEGELHFGEVAARVPGGHIFELIQRAHGFNPYAALLLCSDPNTSKTELDRFFPKEKDHKIFAANLMVYPRKASVHQLQFPKELEAHPYMDRHTMFEPVTAKVAERVGFGNHYGTVFLAGEDPETLRELVQRYEEYDFYE, from the coding sequence ATGGAAAAGAACGCACCAGTGGTCAAGAAATCCAAGGTAGGAAAGAGGGCGCCGGTGGCTCTGCTCGGCTATAGCCTGGAAACGATGGAAGCCGCAAAGGAACACAATATTCCCTTCGTCGCCGTGGTGCCGGAGGGTTTTGATATCGCATTGAAAGAGGATGGAGTTGATGTGGTGACCTGGGACTATTATGTCCACAATCAGAACTCCGACCGACTCTATGAAAAATTGCTTGAGCGAGGGGTGAGTCATGCTGTGCCCCTGTATGAAGAAACGGTGGAATGGGCCGGGTCACTCAATACACGGCTGCTTAAAGACCCTCGTGCCTTTCAACGGGCTCTCTTGTTCCGTGACAAGGCCATGATGAAGCGCAATGCCCAAATGAACGGTATTCGAGTGGGCGTGTTTGAGGAGATTCGCTCGCGGGAGGAAGCTCTCGCATTTTTTGATGACATCAATGAGGCAAGACTCCGCTTGCAGGAGGAAGCGCCAGAACCGGTTCATCTGAAACCTCTATCGGCGGCAGGCAGTGTGGGCCATGTGTTTGTTCGCAGCCGAGAAGACATCACCTCCCTTCCCGACGATGCCTTTCCGTGTCTGGCCGAAAGCCATTTGGCCGGGCAGGAATTTTCGGTCGAAGCCTTTATCCATAAAGGGAAAATCGAATTTATGAATATTACCGAGTACGTGCATTTGGGTTATTCCCAGATCGTGCCGGAAACGCCAAGGCTCAGTAAGCACCGGACAAAAATTCGTAAGGCGATTGAAAAACTCATGAAGGCATTTGGCATCGTGAATGGTATGATTCATCCGGAATATTTCTTGGACCAGGAAGGGGAGTTACACTTCGGGGAGGTGGCGGCCCGTGTTCCCGGCGGCCATATTTTCGAACTCATTCAGCGTGCCCATGGCTTTAATCCGTATGCGGCTCTGTTGTTATGTTCCGATCCCAATACCTCCAAAACAGAATTAGACCGGTTTTTCCCAAAGGAAAAAGACCATAAAATTTTTGCGGCCAACTTAATGGTGTATCCTCGGAAAGCCAGCGTTCATCAACTTCAGTTTCCTAAGGAATTGGAAGCCCATCCCTATATGGACCGGCATACCATGTTTGAACCTGTTACCGCCAAAGTGGCAGAGCGCGTGGGATTCGGTAATCATTATGGAACCGTTTTCCTGGCTGGAGAAGATCCGGAAACCCTGCGTGAGCTCGTCCAGCGTTATGAGGAGTATGACTTCTATGAGTGA
- the gyrA gene encoding DNA gyrase subunit A, with protein sequence MPVEPRLTQVAIEDEMRLSYLDYAMSVIVGRALPDVRDGLKPVHRRILYGMNEMGLAAGKPYRKSAKIVGEIMGNYHPHGDSAIYDTLVRMAQDFNMRYPLVDGQGNYGSVDGDPPAAMRYTEARLTKLAEEMLVDIDRETVNFTPTYDESSQEPIVLPARIPNLLVNGAGGIAVGYATNIPTHNLGEVVSGLIALIERPEVTIRELMECIPGPDFPTAGFIYGTQGIKDAYETGRGLLSLRAKAEIEVDERTERSRIIVTELPYQVNKAKLIEKIAELIHEKRVEGISDLRDESDRDGLRVVIELKRNENAAVLLNQLYKHTQMQTTFGVIMLALVGNRPEVLTLKQILAAFLEHRKEVVIRRTAYDLRKAEERAHILEGLRRALEFLDEVIALIRGASSPETARQGLMSQFTLSEVQATAILEMRLQRLTQLEQDKLTQEYNELVSRIAHLRTILASDAMVRQIVKQELVEIKEQYSDERRTQILPAEAELQMEDLIAEEEVVVTITHAGYIKRNAVSIYRAQRRGGKGKVGMGVKEEDFVEQIFTASTHDYLLFFTDAGRVYWLKVYQLPDVGRSSKGKAIVNLLTISQGERVTATLPVRVFAEDQYVVMATQKGYIKKTDLAAFSHPRQGGIIALTLEEGDRLIGVDITDGTREILLGTRMGIVIRFREEDVRPVGRTARGVRGITLAASNEVIGMVTITSQTQSSILTVTERGYGKRTQVEEYRLQSRAGKGVISVKVTEKNGPAISFHQVWESDEIMLMSAEGMILRTRMGDIREIGRNAQGVRLIHLPDDDRVVGVAKLAETDEGDLPEPDDLNGEMPDEPAAPTE encoded by the coding sequence ATGCCGGTTGAACCACGTCTGACGCAAGTCGCCATTGAAGATGAAATGCGTTTGTCCTATTTGGACTACGCCATGAGCGTCATTGTCGGGCGGGCGTTGCCGGACGTGCGAGACGGGCTCAAGCCGGTTCATCGGCGCATCCTGTATGGCATGAATGAAATGGGTCTGGCTGCCGGGAAGCCCTACAGAAAATCCGCAAAAATTGTCGGCGAAATCATGGGTAACTATCACCCGCATGGTGATTCAGCCATTTACGACACGTTGGTTCGTATGGCCCAGGATTTCAATATGCGGTATCCCCTTGTGGATGGCCAGGGAAACTATGGCTCGGTTGACGGCGATCCGCCCGCAGCCATGCGCTACACCGAAGCCCGCTTAACCAAGCTGGCCGAGGAAATGCTGGTCGATATTGACCGGGAGACCGTGAACTTTACCCCGACGTACGATGAGTCGTCCCAAGAGCCCATTGTGTTACCGGCTCGTATTCCGAATCTGTTGGTGAATGGAGCAGGAGGAATTGCGGTCGGGTATGCCACCAATATTCCCACCCACAATTTAGGCGAGGTCGTCTCCGGGCTGATTGCCCTTATTGAACGGCCCGAGGTGACCATTCGCGAACTCATGGAATGCATTCCGGGGCCCGATTTCCCCACCGCCGGATTTATCTATGGCACGCAAGGGATCAAAGACGCCTATGAAACGGGACGAGGTCTCCTGTCTCTTCGGGCGAAAGCCGAAATCGAGGTCGATGAACGTACCGAGCGGTCCCGTATCATCGTGACGGAGCTGCCGTACCAGGTCAACAAGGCCAAGCTGATAGAAAAGATTGCCGAACTCATCCACGAAAAACGGGTAGAAGGAATTTCCGATCTTCGCGACGAATCCGACCGGGATGGACTCCGCGTGGTGATCGAACTCAAGAGAAACGAAAACGCAGCGGTCTTACTGAATCAACTCTATAAACACACCCAGATGCAAACGACCTTCGGGGTCATCATGTTGGCTCTGGTGGGGAACCGTCCGGAGGTGCTGACCCTCAAACAGATTTTGGCCGCGTTCCTTGAACACCGTAAAGAGGTGGTGATTCGCCGGACGGCGTATGATCTTCGCAAAGCTGAAGAACGCGCCCACATCTTAGAAGGCTTGAGACGAGCCCTGGAGTTCCTGGATGAGGTCATTGCTCTCATCCGTGGAGCGTCTTCTCCGGAAACCGCTCGGCAAGGCCTGATGAGCCAGTTTACCTTAAGCGAGGTGCAAGCCACGGCCATCCTGGAAATGCGGCTGCAACGCTTGACCCAACTGGAACAGGACAAGCTTACCCAGGAATATAACGAACTGGTCTCCCGCATTGCCCATTTGCGCACCATATTAGCGTCCGATGCGATGGTGCGACAAATCGTGAAACAGGAATTAGTCGAAATCAAAGAACAATATTCCGATGAGCGACGAACACAGATCCTTCCTGCCGAAGCCGAGTTACAAATGGAAGATCTCATCGCGGAGGAAGAAGTCGTCGTGACCATTACGCATGCCGGTTATATTAAGCGGAATGCCGTTTCCATCTACCGGGCCCAACGCCGGGGTGGCAAAGGGAAAGTCGGCATGGGGGTCAAAGAAGAGGACTTTGTTGAACAAATCTTTACCGCCTCAACCCATGATTATCTGCTGTTCTTTACCGATGCCGGTCGCGTGTACTGGCTTAAAGTGTATCAATTGCCCGATGTCGGGCGGTCCAGCAAAGGGAAAGCCATTGTGAATTTGTTGACCATCAGCCAGGGCGAGCGGGTCACCGCGACCCTGCCGGTCCGGGTGTTTGCCGAAGACCAGTATGTCGTGATGGCGACGCAAAAAGGCTATATCAAAAAAACCGATCTGGCTGCATTCAGTCATCCCCGGCAAGGCGGGATTATTGCGTTGACCCTGGAGGAAGGCGACCGGCTCATCGGCGTGGATATCACGGATGGCACGAGAGAAATTCTCCTGGGCACTCGAATGGGCATTGTCATTCGCTTTCGTGAGGAAGATGTCCGTCCGGTGGGACGAACGGCCCGTGGAGTCAGGGGCATCACGTTGGCGGCGAGCAATGAGGTTATCGGGATGGTGACGATTACCAGTCAAACGCAATCCTCCATTCTGACCGTCACCGAACGCGGGTATGGTAAACGCACACAGGTAGAGGAATATCGGCTCCAATCACGGGCCGGCAAAGGCGTCATCAGCGTCAAAGTCACGGAGAAAAACGGGCCGGCCATTTCGTTCCATCAAGTCTGGGAATCCGATGAAATCATGCTCATGTCCGCAGAGGGCATGATCCTTCGCACCCGCATGGGAGATATCAGAGAAATCGGACGCAATGCCCAAGGGGTACGACTGATCCACTTGCCCGATGACGATCGTGTGGTGGGCGTCGCCAAGCTCGCCGAGACAGATGAAGGCGATCTACCCGAACCGGATGACCTCAATGGCGAGATGCCAGATGAACCGGCCGCCCCAACCGAATAA
- a CDS encoding DUF721 domain-containing protein, which yields MRYNTRTMSSFESIRSLIQDFSKGNPLGLKLSEAQLQQEWEHLVGATMAKHSYPESIRFKKLHLVADNSIWLQQLMFLRPAILEAIHSMMPELALTEVVLRIGSIPQAPPQQDPPPQDPPDFVGEPSPFATGLAKRLSNPDLQSILSQTITKALAESPPSASEPGKRSEHEDLPPPTSLETPTAS from the coding sequence ATGCGATACAATACCCGCACAATGAGTTCCTTTGAATCGATCCGGAGTCTTATTCAAGATTTTTCCAAAGGAAATCCGCTCGGGCTCAAACTGTCTGAGGCCCAACTCCAACAGGAGTGGGAACACCTTGTGGGTGCGACGATGGCCAAACATTCCTATCCTGAGAGTATCCGCTTTAAAAAATTGCATCTGGTGGCGGATAACTCGATTTGGCTTCAGCAGCTCATGTTTCTTAGGCCGGCCATTTTGGAAGCCATTCATTCGATGATGCCGGAACTGGCCCTCACGGAGGTTGTCTTACGCATCGGTTCCATTCCACAAGCCCCGCCTCAACAGGATCCACCACCCCAAGACCCTCCTGATTTTGTCGGCGAACCGTCACCCTTTGCCACCGGCTTAGCCAAACGCCTGAGTAATCCTGACCTCCAATCCATCCTCTCTCAGACTATCACTAAAGCCCTTGCTGAATCACCGCCCTCGGCTAGTGAGCCGGGGAAGAGGTCTGAGCATGAGGACTTGCCTCCTCCCACGTCTCTTGAAACACCCACTGCATCGTAA
- a CDS encoding YihA family ribosome biogenesis GTP-binding protein, with product MGHGGWARTFLLVCVHEKEERFVGAFKIFSAEFKASCGTVEQFLKPTLPEVAIVGRSNVGKSSAINCLVNHKGLAKVGKTPGKTQTINFFEIATNGPRFMLVDLPGYGFAKVPERVRELWGPLIEEYLRTRKNLQGVVVLVDSRRVQESDRAMVEWLMRLKIPVMVVATKADKVTRGHRQAALRELREGLGMEEDPLFLSAYTGEGRQELLDQLREVLTLDAPLP from the coding sequence ATGGGCCACGGAGGATGGGCGAGAACTTTTCTGTTAGTCTGTGTACATGAAAAAGAGGAACGATTCGTGGGAGCGTTTAAAATATTTTCTGCTGAATTTAAGGCGAGTTGCGGGACCGTCGAGCAATTTCTGAAACCGACCCTTCCAGAAGTGGCCATCGTCGGCCGTTCCAATGTCGGGAAATCGTCGGCCATCAATTGTTTGGTGAATCACAAAGGGTTGGCCAAGGTCGGCAAGACTCCGGGGAAAACACAAACCATTAACTTTTTTGAGATTGCCACGAACGGTCCCCGGTTTATGCTGGTGGATCTTCCCGGATATGGATTTGCCAAAGTGCCTGAACGGGTACGAGAGCTCTGGGGTCCCCTGATTGAAGAATATTTGCGGACACGCAAGAATTTACAGGGTGTGGTGGTGCTGGTGGATTCCCGCCGGGTGCAGGAATCGGATCGGGCGATGGTCGAGTGGCTCATGCGGTTGAAAATACCCGTGATGGTGGTGGCCACCAAGGCGGATAAGGTCACAAGGGGGCACCGCCAGGCTGCGCTTCGTGAATTGCGTGAGGGTTTGGGCATGGAGGAGGATCCGCTTTTCCTGTCTGCCTACACCGGGGAAGGCAGGCAAGAGCTGCTTGACCAGTTGCGGGAGGTGCTTACCCTGGACGCTCCCCTTCCCTAA
- a CDS encoding sigma-54-dependent Fis family transcriptional regulator — protein MTETSSIVIMGSPDLEKDLSREGLGVVRLETPENVKTLEIGSQTRLVILDGQYLGDSLVSDMMVTIQEHRPYLDVLVFKPGADAAYVHSVLKNGASDVIYEDSHEKLHQAIEAIQTNQKFSPDTPDLRDTRKRLGSFEGILSRNGVMWDIFETITRTASSDATVLIVGETGTGKDLLARAIHRQSGRTGRFVAVNCSTISPEIIESELFGHERGAFTGAHQQKQGLFRYADGGTILLDEIGDMPVQTQLSLLRVLQEQTVRPVGSHHEVPIDARVIAATNASLANAVQTGSFREDLFYRLDVIRLEVPPLRERREDILYMFGHFLKRVCADYGMDCPELHQSFMDLLLEQSWPGNVRQLENLTQRLVLKGHTRELTAEDLTEVLYSQDIPGSSSVSTVSETETVNQPLQSHDGPSPSINPALTLAAYLEPHLTILEKEYLETVLSENSGRIAESANQAGISRRTLLRKLKAYNIDKQYFRQKNSGSKE, from the coding sequence ATGACAGAAACTTCTTCCATAGTAATCATGGGTTCCCCGGATCTGGAAAAGGACTTAAGTCGTGAAGGCCTTGGAGTGGTGCGGCTGGAAACCCCGGAAAATGTGAAAACCTTGGAGATTGGTTCTCAGACACGCCTGGTCATACTCGATGGACAGTACCTTGGAGACTCCCTTGTGTCTGACATGATGGTGACCATACAAGAACACAGACCCTATCTTGATGTCTTGGTGTTTAAACCGGGAGCCGATGCAGCCTATGTCCATTCGGTTCTGAAAAACGGGGCATCGGATGTGATTTATGAGGATTCACATGAAAAACTGCATCAAGCCATAGAGGCCATTCAGACCAATCAAAAGTTTTCTCCGGATACACCGGATTTGCGTGATACCCGCAAAAGACTGGGCAGCTTTGAAGGCATTCTCAGCCGTAACGGAGTCATGTGGGATATTTTTGAAACCATTACCCGCACGGCGAGCTCTGACGCCACCGTATTAATTGTGGGGGAAACCGGAACGGGTAAAGACTTGCTGGCCAGGGCGATTCACCGGCAGTCGGGGCGAACCGGGAGATTTGTGGCGGTCAATTGCAGCACGATCAGTCCGGAAATTATTGAATCGGAACTGTTCGGCCATGAACGCGGGGCTTTCACTGGAGCCCACCAACAAAAGCAGGGATTATTTCGGTATGCCGATGGCGGCACTATCCTTCTGGATGAGATTGGGGATATGCCGGTTCAAACCCAACTCAGTCTTTTGCGGGTATTGCAGGAACAGACGGTGAGACCGGTTGGATCTCATCATGAAGTGCCAATTGATGCGCGTGTCATTGCCGCGACGAACGCCTCGTTGGCCAACGCCGTTCAAACCGGTTCCTTTCGCGAAGACCTCTTTTACCGGTTGGATGTCATCCGGTTAGAAGTGCCGCCCCTACGGGAACGACGGGAGGATATCCTCTATATGTTCGGGCATTTTCTCAAACGGGTGTGTGCCGACTATGGAATGGACTGTCCTGAATTGCACCAATCCTTTATGGATCTGCTCTTAGAGCAGTCCTGGCCAGGCAATGTGCGACAACTGGAGAATCTCACCCAACGCCTGGTGTTAAAAGGACATACCCGGGAATTAACTGCAGAAGATCTGACGGAGGTGCTGTATTCCCAGGATATTCCCGGGTCTTCTTCGGTTTCCACCGTCTCTGAAACAGAAACCGTCAATCAACCTCTCCAAAGCCACGATGGTCCCTCTCCCTCCATTAACCCTGCCCTGACGCTGGCGGCCTACCTCGAGCCACATCTCACCATTCTCGAGAAAGAGTATTTGGAAACCGTGCTGTCCGAAAATAGTGGTCGCATTGCCGAGTCGGCCAATCAGGCCGGTATAAGCCGACGAACGCTCCTGCGCAAGCTCAAGGCCTACAATATCGACAAACAATATTTTCGACAAAAGAATTCAGGATCAAAAGAATAA